In Haloplanus rubicundus, one DNA window encodes the following:
- the gcvPB gene encoding aminomethyl-transferring glycine dehydrogenase subunit GcvPB: MSQERRERPDGADGASDPPHQQTRWYAGGQYEPLLSEKRSETVAVESSLPDDLTRDELTLPAPAEPEVARHYTRLSQMNFGIESGSIPLGSCTMKYNPKFTEDVAAHPGNRVHPLRADADKQGILHLLYDLQETLATIGGMDAVTLQPPAGAAGEFTGIQVAKAYHDANGDDRNEVIVPESAHGTNFASAAMAGYDVVELPSNEAGRVEVDALEAAVSDDTALLMLTNPNTLGLFERSIEEIAEIVHDAGGLLYYDGANLNSLLGKARPGDMGFDIMHFNLHKTFATPHGGGGPGQGPIGVGADLAPFLPTPQVRETDDGYETYAPEHSIGRVHEFMGNWLVLVKAYAYILRHGDEGLENVSETAVLNANYLASQIEYEVPYGPFHHEFVASANADAGDVAKSMLDYGVHPPTTKWPEIVDEALMTEPTETESKARLDDLAAAFNAVAEMDADDLTETPRTTTARRIDQASAARNPRLSWHALE; encoded by the coding sequence ATGAGTCAGGAACGGCGCGAACGGCCGGACGGAGCGGACGGGGCATCCGACCCGCCCCACCAACAGACGCGCTGGTACGCCGGTGGGCAGTACGAACCCCTGCTGTCCGAGAAACGCTCCGAGACGGTGGCCGTCGAGTCGTCGCTGCCCGACGACCTGACCCGCGACGAACTCACCCTGCCCGCGCCCGCGGAGCCGGAGGTGGCGCGTCACTACACCCGCCTCTCCCAGATGAACTTCGGCATCGAGTCCGGCTCCATCCCGCTGGGGTCGTGTACGATGAAGTACAACCCCAAATTCACGGAGGACGTGGCGGCCCATCCGGGCAACCGGGTCCACCCACTCCGCGCCGACGCGGACAAACAGGGGATCCTCCACCTGCTGTACGACCTGCAGGAGACGCTCGCCACGATTGGCGGGATGGACGCGGTGACCCTGCAGCCCCCCGCCGGCGCGGCCGGCGAGTTCACGGGCATCCAGGTGGCCAAAGCGTACCACGACGCGAACGGCGACGACCGGAACGAGGTGATCGTCCCCGAGTCGGCCCACGGCACCAACTTCGCCAGCGCGGCGATGGCCGGCTACGACGTGGTCGAACTCCCCTCGAACGAGGCGGGCCGGGTCGAAGTCGACGCGCTGGAAGCGGCCGTGAGCGACGACACCGCGCTCCTGATGCTCACCAACCCCAACACGCTGGGGCTGTTCGAGCGCTCCATCGAGGAGATCGCGGAGATCGTCCACGACGCCGGCGGTCTCCTCTACTACGACGGCGCGAACCTCAACTCCCTGCTCGGGAAGGCTCGCCCCGGCGATATGGGCTTCGACATCATGCATTTCAACCTGCACAAGACGTTCGCGACGCCCCACGGCGGCGGCGGGCCGGGGCAGGGGCCCATCGGCGTCGGGGCGGATCTCGCGCCCTTCCTCCCGACCCCGCAGGTCCGCGAGACGGACGACGGCTACGAGACGTACGCCCCCGAACACAGCATCGGGCGCGTCCACGAATTTATGGGCAACTGGCTGGTGCTCGTGAAGGCCTACGCCTACATCCTGCGTCACGGCGACGAGGGGCTGGAGAACGTGAGCGAAACCGCCGTGCTCAACGCCAACTACCTCGCCTCACAGATCGAGTACGAGGTGCCGTACGGCCCCTTCCACCACGAGTTCGTCGCGAGCGCCAACGCGGACGCGGGCGACGTGGCGAAGTCGATGCTCGACTACGGCGTCCACCCGCCGACGACGAAGTGGCCCGAAATCGTCGACGAGGCGCTGATGACGGAGCCGACGGAGACGGAGTCGAAGGCGAGACTCGACGACCTCGCGGCGGCGTTCAACGCCGTCGCCGAGATGGACGCCGACGACCTGACCGAGACGCCGCGGACGACGACGGCCCGGCGGATCGATCAGGCCTCCGCGGCCCGGAACCCGCGGCTGTCGTGGCACGCGCTGGAGTAG
- the gcvPA gene encoding aminomethyl-transferring glycine dehydrogenase subunit GcvPA — MPYATHSDAERSAMLDAVGVSDPDALFDIPESVRFDGDYGIDAHSERETRAAVEGILDESPDLTEFLGGGHYDHYVPSVVDHLSLRSEFLTSYTQYQPEITQGFLQALFEFQSLVVELTGLGVANCSMYDRATALGEAALLADRVRQSSGEIVLVPDDLPDRVRSVLDNYTDGPGIGVDTYPTSEGTVDVDALADRVDDEVSLIYAATPNARGVLEPNLDAVGDLADDHDALFCVGSDAVALSVLEPPESYGADIVVGDAGVLGLPTTYGMGLGLFACREDFLRQVPGRLVGISEDDADNRAYTLTLQTREQHIRRERATSNICTNQAWLALRAAIHAAWLGPDGLTGLAEECVTGIREACERIDALDGFTAPVYDGHHFREALIDTDESAAAVVERCREAGLALRTVDDGGEERLAVCVTDTNRENVDALIDALAPEREVSAV, encoded by the coding sequence ATGCCGTACGCGACTCACTCCGACGCGGAGCGGTCGGCGATGCTCGACGCAGTGGGGGTAAGCGACCCCGACGCGCTGTTCGACATCCCCGAATCGGTCCGGTTCGACGGCGACTACGGGATCGACGCCCACTCGGAGCGGGAGACCCGGGCGGCCGTCGAGGGCATCCTCGACGAGTCGCCCGACCTGACCGAGTTCCTCGGCGGTGGTCACTACGACCACTACGTCCCCTCGGTGGTCGATCACCTCTCCCTGCGCTCGGAGTTTCTGACCAGTTACACGCAGTACCAGCCGGAGATCACGCAGGGGTTCCTGCAGGCGCTGTTCGAGTTCCAGTCGCTCGTCGTCGAACTGACGGGCCTCGGCGTCGCCAACTGCTCGATGTACGACCGCGCGACGGCGCTCGGTGAGGCCGCCCTCCTCGCCGACCGGGTGCGGCAGTCGAGCGGTGAGATAGTCCTCGTGCCCGACGACCTGCCCGACCGGGTGCGCTCGGTTCTCGACAACTACACCGACGGTCCGGGCATCGGCGTCGACACCTACCCCACGAGCGAGGGAACGGTCGACGTGGACGCGCTGGCCGACCGGGTCGACGACGAGGTGTCCCTGATCTACGCCGCGACGCCGAACGCGCGGGGCGTCCTCGAACCGAACCTCGACGCGGTGGGTGACCTCGCGGACGACCACGACGCCCTCTTCTGTGTCGGCTCCGACGCCGTTGCCCTGTCGGTGCTCGAACCCCCCGAGTCGTACGGCGCCGACATCGTGGTCGGCGACGCCGGCGTCCTCGGCCTGCCGACGACCTACGGGATGGGTCTCGGCCTCTTCGCGTGCCGCGAGGACTTCCTCCGGCAGGTGCCCGGTCGCCTCGTCGGCATCAGCGAGGACGACGCCGACAACCGCGCGTACACGCTGACCCTGCAGACCCGCGAACAGCACATCCGCCGGGAGCGCGCCACCTCGAACATCTGCACCAACCAGGCGTGGCTGGCGCTCCGGGCGGCCATCCACGCGGCGTGGCTCGGTCCCGACGGCCTGACCGGGCTGGCCGAGGAGTGCGTGACCGGCATCCGGGAGGCCTGCGAGCGCATCGACGCCCTCGACGGCTTCACCGCCCCCGTCTACGACGGCCACCACTTCCGCGAGGCGCTGATCGACACCGACGAGTCGGCGGCGGCCGTCGTCGAGCGCTGTCGAGAGGCTGGCCTCGCCCTCCGGACCGTCGACGACGGCGGCGAGGAGCGGCTGGCCGTCTGCGTGACCGACACCAACCGCGAGAACGTGGACGCGCTGATCGACGCACTCGCGCCGGAACGGGAGGTGAGCGCGGTATGA
- a CDS encoding iron-containing alcohol dehydrogenase family protein, translating to MLFGWGAATELGSYLDEFDAEHPLVITDEGVRAAGVLDPLLDAIEASGRRYSVFDGVQPDPTDVVVHEAASAYDEAGADLVLGVGGGSSIDTAKAASILATNDGHILDFEGSGNVPNDPPPTVFVPTTAGTGSEVGHWTIVKDSDTSIKEEIGDVSLLADLALVDPELTASAPAPVKAATGMDVLTHAIEAYVSIRAQSQTSALAIDSVEKVGEYLPRAVEYRGGDREALSKMAKASSQAGMAFNGAGLGAVHAVSHQVGGTFGVPHGLANAILLPYVMEYNLPQVPEKMVDIAAALGEDVDRSKPARAEAEKAVWAVRRLAADVRIPETLAETAAERDAIPQLAEQAMDDGCLTGNPRATDPDDLADILERAFDGEFETTH from the coding sequence ATGCTCTTCGGCTGGGGGGCGGCGACCGAACTCGGCTCGTATCTCGACGAGTTCGACGCCGAGCATCCCCTCGTCATCACCGACGAAGGGGTGCGGGCCGCGGGCGTTCTCGATCCGTTGCTCGACGCCATCGAGGCGTCGGGGCGTCGCTACTCCGTCTTCGACGGCGTCCAGCCGGACCCGACGGACGTGGTCGTTCACGAGGCGGCGTCGGCGTACGACGAGGCCGGCGCCGACCTCGTTCTCGGCGTCGGCGGCGGCTCCTCCATCGACACCGCGAAGGCGGCGAGCATCCTCGCGACCAACGACGGCCACATCCTCGACTTCGAGGGGAGCGGTAACGTCCCGAACGACCCACCGCCGACCGTGTTCGTCCCCACGACGGCGGGGACGGGGAGCGAGGTGGGCCACTGGACCATCGTGAAGGATTCCGACACCTCGATCAAAGAGGAGATCGGTGACGTGAGCCTGCTGGCCGATCTGGCTCTCGTCGACCCCGAACTGACCGCGAGCGCGCCGGCGCCGGTCAAGGCCGCGACGGGCATGGACGTACTCACCCACGCCATCGAGGCCTACGTCTCGATCAGGGCCCAGAGCCAGACCTCGGCGCTGGCTATCGACTCCGTCGAGAAGGTCGGCGAGTACCTGCCCCGCGCGGTCGAGTACCGCGGCGGCGACCGCGAGGCGCTGTCGAAGATGGCGAAGGCGAGTTCGCAGGCTGGCATGGCGTTCAACGGCGCCGGCCTCGGCGCCGTCCACGCCGTCTCCCACCAGGTCGGTGGGACGTTCGGCGTGCCCCACGGGCTGGCCAACGCCATCCTCCTCCCCTACGTGATGGAGTACAACCTCCCGCAGGTGCCCGAGAAGATGGTGGACATCGCGGCGGCGCTGGGCGAGGACGTGGACCGGTCGAAGCCGGCGCGGGCGGAGGCCGAGAAGGCGGTGTGGGCGGTGCGACGTCTCGCGGCCGACGTGCGCATCCCGGAGACGCTCGCGGAGACGGCGGCCGAGCGCGACGCCATCCCGCAGTTAGCGGAGCAGGCGATGGACGACGGCTGTCTCACCGGCAACCCCCGGGCGACGGACCCGGACGACTTGGCCGACATCCTAGAACGGGCGTTCGACGGCGAGTTCGAGACGACCCACTAA
- a CDS encoding M81 family metallopeptidase, producing MSDTVLIGQIEHETNTFSALPTDMSAFADASLHYGDDVIADLEGTNTAVGGFLRVASEENWDVVPTVAADATPGGVVTAEARETLLEAVLTGIERTDPDGVLLALHGAMVSEGERDGDGYILDRVRDAVGDDVPVMASLDLHANISTRMATHADGLFGYDTYPHVDIGDTGETAARAMAATLRGELAPEIVVERAPLLPPLPELRTETEPMASLLAAAADDEGDGIPDVSVFGGFAQADVDHAGFSVVGVADRSVADDVRERCRALADEAVDRRDEFDRDYTSVADAAAEAATWDGDAPLLLADISDNPGGGSAQDGTALLAALLDAGVEDAALATIYDPEAVAAAAEAGVGAELSLSLGGRSGENGDPLDVTGRVRLLSDGNYRNYGPMSTGLDVSFGRTALLDVDGIDVLVGSHRQQPYDPEAFRSQGITPERERVLVLKSTVHYRAAFEPLVGAVREVATPGLCSPDLSAFDYQHVPRPIYPLDDVV from the coding sequence GTGAGCGACACCGTCCTGATCGGACAGATCGAACACGAGACGAACACGTTCTCGGCGCTCCCGACGGATATGTCGGCGTTCGCCGACGCGTCGCTCCACTACGGCGACGACGTGATCGCCGACCTCGAGGGGACGAACACCGCCGTCGGCGGGTTCCTCCGCGTCGCAAGCGAGGAAAACTGGGACGTGGTGCCGACCGTCGCCGCCGACGCCACGCCCGGCGGCGTCGTCACCGCGGAGGCCCGCGAGACGTTGCTGGAGGCGGTCCTGACGGGCATCGAGCGGACCGATCCCGACGGCGTCCTCCTCGCCCTCCACGGCGCGATGGTGAGCGAGGGAGAACGAGACGGCGACGGCTACATCCTCGACCGCGTCCGCGACGCGGTCGGTGACGACGTGCCCGTGATGGCGTCGCTCGACCTCCACGCCAACATCTCGACGCGGATGGCGACCCACGCGGACGGCCTGTTCGGCTACGACACCTACCCGCACGTCGACATCGGCGACACGGGCGAGACGGCGGCGCGGGCGATGGCCGCGACGCTCCGTGGCGAACTGGCCCCCGAAATCGTCGTCGAACGCGCGCCGCTCCTCCCGCCCCTGCCGGAACTCCGGACGGAGACGGAACCGATGGCCTCCCTGCTCGCCGCGGCGGCCGACGACGAAGGGGACGGAATCCCCGACGTGTCGGTCTTCGGTGGCTTCGCGCAGGCCGACGTGGACCACGCCGGATTTTCGGTCGTCGGCGTCGCGGACCGGTCCGTTGCCGACGACGTTCGGGAGCGTTGTCGCGCCCTCGCGGACGAGGCGGTCGACCGCCGCGACGAGTTCGACCGCGACTACACGAGCGTCGCCGACGCCGCCGCGGAGGCGGCGACGTGGGACGGGGACGCCCCCCTGCTCCTCGCGGACATCTCCGACAACCCCGGCGGCGGGAGCGCACAGGACGGCACCGCCCTGTTGGCCGCCCTCCTCGACGCCGGCGTCGAGGACGCGGCGCTGGCGACGATCTACGACCCCGAAGCCGTCGCGGCGGCGGCCGAGGCGGGTGTCGGCGCGGAGCTGTCGCTGTCGCTCGGCGGCCGGAGCGGCGAGAACGGCGACCCGCTGGACGTGACGGGGCGGGTGCGCCTCCTCTCGGACGGCAACTACCGCAACTACGGGCCGATGTCGACGGGACTCGACGTATCGTTCGGCCGGACGGCCCTCCTCGACGTCGACGGCATCGACGTGCTCGTCGGTTCCCACCGCCAGCAGCCGTACGACCCCGAAGCCTTCCGGAGTCAGGGGATCACGCCCGAACGCGAACGCGTCCTCGTCCTCAAGAGTACGGTCCACTACCGGGCGGCGTTCGAACCCCTCGTCGGCGCGGTGCGCGAGGTGGCGACCCCGGGGCTGTGTAGCCCCGACCTCTCGGCGTTCGACTACCAGCACGTTCCCCGGCCGATCTACCCGCTCGACGACGTGGTGTGA
- a CDS encoding aldehyde dehydrogenase family protein: protein MESHEYDLVIDGERHDAATTLSVENPATGETVGRVASGDAADARAAIDAAGTAADDWASASPADRAAPLRTVADRIENDADELAALLAAEAGKPRPTAEGEIAETVAQFRFYAGVTDKVRGDTVPTAENRLNYTKRSPYGVTAHVVPWNYPLLLGTRGFAAALATGNTLVVKPPSLAPLSTMWVGEVMAEAFPDGVVNLVPGPGSEVGAELAGSGGVDAITFTGSTGVGRGVLEAAAEHVTPVDVELGGKAPAIVLDDADVENAARGVVAGIFSNAGQNCVATSRCLVHEDVHDELVAAVVEKTERITLGGGDDPETDMGPVISADAKADVLGYVDSAVEEGATLLTGGGTPDDPTLADGHFVEPTVFDDVTPDMTVACEEIFGPVLSFVTVSSTEEAIAVANDSPFGLAASLWTDSLDATQLADRLDHGLVAVNTFPVSMPQSPWGGNKESGIGREGGLEGVEAFTTVDSVVIEHDDMGDPYL from the coding sequence ATGGAGAGTCACGAATACGACCTGGTGATCGACGGGGAGCGCCACGATGCCGCGACGACCCTGTCGGTCGAGAATCCGGCGACCGGCGAGACGGTCGGTCGGGTAGCGAGCGGCGACGCCGCCGACGCGCGCGCCGCCATCGACGCCGCGGGCACGGCGGCCGACGACTGGGCGTCGGCGTCGCCCGCCGACCGCGCCGCGCCGCTCAGAACGGTCGCCGACCGCATCGAGAACGACGCCGACGAGCTAGCCGCCCTGCTGGCGGCCGAGGCGGGCAAACCCCGCCCGACCGCCGAGGGCGAAATCGCCGAAACCGTCGCCCAGTTCCGCTTCTATGCGGGCGTGACCGACAAGGTCCGGGGCGACACGGTGCCGACCGCCGAGAACCGGCTCAACTACACCAAGCGGTCGCCGTACGGCGTCACCGCCCACGTCGTCCCGTGGAACTATCCGCTCCTCCTCGGGACGCGCGGGTTCGCGGCTGCGCTGGCGACGGGCAACACGCTCGTCGTCAAGCCACCGAGTCTCGCCCCGCTGTCGACCATGTGGGTCGGGGAGGTGATGGCCGAGGCGTTCCCGGACGGCGTCGTCAACCTCGTCCCCGGGCCGGGGAGCGAGGTGGGTGCCGAACTCGCCGGCAGTGGCGGCGTCGACGCCATCACGTTCACCGGATCGACCGGCGTCGGCCGGGGCGTCCTCGAAGCCGCGGCCGAACACGTCACGCCCGTCGACGTGGAGTTGGGTGGCAAGGCGCCCGCCATCGTCCTCGACGACGCGGACGTGGAGAACGCCGCCCGCGGCGTCGTCGCCGGCATCTTCTCCAACGCCGGCCAGAACTGCGTCGCCACCTCCCGCTGTCTCGTCCACGAGGACGTCCACGACGAACTCGTCGCGGCGGTCGTCGAGAAGACCGAGCGCATCACGCTCGGCGGCGGCGACGATCCGGAGACGGACATGGGACCGGTCATCTCGGCGGACGCGAAAGCCGACGTACTGGGCTACGTCGACTCCGCGGTCGAGGAGGGTGCGACGCTCCTGACCGGCGGCGGAACGCCCGACGACCCCACCCTCGCGGACGGCCACTTCGTCGAGCCGACCGTCTTCGACGACGTGACCCCCGATATGACCGTCGCCTGCGAGGAGATATTCGGTCCCGTCCTCTCCTTCGTCACCGTCTCCTCGACCGAGGAGGCCATCGCGGTGGCGAACGACTCGCCGTTCGGCCTCGCGGCGTCGCTGTGGACCGACTCGCTCGACGCGACGCAGCTGGCCGACCGGTTGGACCACGGCCTCGTCGCCGTCAACACCTTCCCCGTCTCCATGCCCCAGAGCCCGTGGGGCGGCAACAAGGAGAGCGGCATCGGGCGCGAGGGCGGACTGGAGGGCGTCGAGGCGTTCACGACCGTCGACAGCGTCGTGATCGAACACGACGACATGGGGGACCCCTACCTGTGA
- a CDS encoding glutamine synthetase family protein produces MTEYERVRLFWTDLNGVARGISLPGSEYEDAVEEGVGFANGVAELTLEPGLLDEPRYGAEGGDMMAVADPDSLREVSWAEDTAAVFTDLTNVDHSPFDLCARGALRRVIEDLRSEGFHPFAGIEAEFSVLQPDGDGDWEPYNTRCSYDMSAVDMADDLVRAWSDAMETAGSSVLGVHQESQPGQYEVNIEYDDALTTADSLMFFRHAAKAIARDRGYKASFMPRPYSGEDANGLHFHLSLWDEAAEENLFASETGNLQFPAGKHPAGESGLSETAHHFIGGLLDHMQGLTAICAPTVNSYRRLLPGIWAPVNVAWGPDNRSTILRIPPELGPAARIEHRVPDSACNPYLGLAATLAAGLDGIRNETEPGEPTLANAYEEDYDSLPRTLWAALDELAADEVLTEALGEPLVEEFLKLKRDEFDRYMDSVTEWEREEYIDEF; encoded by the coding sequence ATGACCGAGTACGAACGGGTTCGGCTGTTCTGGACGGACCTGAACGGCGTCGCGCGCGGTATCTCCTTGCCGGGAAGCGAGTACGAGGACGCGGTGGAGGAGGGGGTCGGCTTCGCCAACGGCGTGGCGGAGTTGACGCTCGAACCGGGACTGCTCGACGAGCCGCGCTACGGCGCGGAGGGCGGAGACATGATGGCCGTCGCCGACCCCGACTCGCTGCGCGAGGTGTCGTGGGCCGAGGACACGGCCGCCGTCTTCACCGACCTCACGAACGTCGATCACTCGCCGTTCGACCTCTGTGCCCGTGGCGCGCTCCGGCGGGTGATCGAGGACCTGCGAAGCGAGGGCTTTCACCCCTTCGCCGGTATCGAAGCCGAGTTCTCCGTGCTCCAGCCGGACGGCGACGGCGACTGGGAGCCGTACAACACCCGGTGTTCCTACGACATGAGCGCAGTCGACATGGCCGACGACCTCGTCCGGGCGTGGTCGGACGCCATGGAGACGGCGGGATCGTCGGTACTCGGGGTCCACCAGGAGTCCCAGCCCGGTCAGTACGAGGTGAACATCGAGTACGACGACGCGCTGACGACGGCGGACTCGCTCATGTTCTTCCGGCACGCCGCCAAAGCCATCGCGCGCGACCGGGGGTACAAGGCCTCGTTCATGCCCCGACCGTACTCCGGCGAGGACGCCAACGGCCTCCACTTCCACCTGAGCCTGTGGGACGAGGCGGCAGAGGAGAACCTGTTCGCCAGCGAGACGGGCAACTTGCAGTTCCCGGCTGGCAAGCATCCGGCGGGCGAATCGGGGCTCTCGGAGACTGCCCACCACTTCATCGGCGGACTCCTCGATCACATGCAGGGTCTCACGGCGATCTGTGCCCCGACCGTGAACTCCTACCGGCGGCTCCTGCCGGGCATCTGGGCGCCCGTCAACGTCGCGTGGGGACCGGACAACCGCTCGACGATCCTCCGGATCCCGCCCGAACTGGGGCCGGCCGCCCGCATCGAACACCGGGTCCCCGACTCGGCGTGTAACCCGTATCTCGGCCTCGCAGCGACGCTCGCGGCGGGACTGGACGGCATCCGCAACGAGACGGAGCCGGGCGAACCGACCCTCGCCAACGCGTACGAGGAGGACTACGACAGCCTCCCGCGGACGCTGTGGGCGGCACTGGACGAACTGGCGGCCGACGAGGTGTTGACCGAGGCGCTCGGCGAACCGCTCGTCGAGGAGTTCCTGAAGCTGAAACGCGACGAGTTCGACCGCTACATGGATTCGGTGACCGAGTGGGAGCGCGAGGAGTACATCGACGAGTTCTAG
- a CDS encoding helix-turn-helix domain-containing protein, producing MSKYRGSGTMLEYTFRIRHKGCWTETVNEAFPGVSATIIYSYRLTGTSITMIEATGVHEEQVEPLVEWLADHEVMTTAQLVSYHEARETAFISLEGDYRTDTEPVLNVLLRNNCFPTIPATVSNGREHWSVLASTHDEVSTTHDELRDIGSVEVDALRQPELGRLLTGLTEIKQAVQALSPRQTEVLARAIEHGYYDSPRACNIEELAAMDSANTSTVGEHLRRSEAKILEAVGTMLDRD from the coding sequence GTGTCGAAGTACCGTGGGAGCGGGACGATGCTCGAATACACGTTCAGAATCAGACACAAAGGCTGTTGGACTGAGACGGTAAACGAGGCCTTCCCGGGCGTCTCGGCGACGATCATCTACTCGTACCGGCTGACGGGGACGAGCATCACGATGATCGAGGCCACCGGCGTCCACGAGGAACAGGTCGAGCCACTGGTCGAGTGGCTCGCCGACCACGAGGTCATGACCACGGCGCAGCTAGTCAGCTACCACGAGGCACGGGAGACGGCGTTTATCAGCCTCGAAGGGGACTACCGCACCGACACCGAACCCGTCCTCAACGTCCTCCTGCGGAACAACTGCTTTCCCACGATTCCGGCCACCGTCTCGAACGGCCGCGAACACTGGAGCGTCCTCGCGTCGACCCACGACGAGGTGAGCACGACCCACGACGAACTCCGGGATATCGGCTCCGTGGAGGTGGACGCGCTCCGCCAGCCGGAACTCGGCCGCCTGCTCACCGGACTCACGGAGATCAAACAGGCCGTTCAGGCCCTCTCACCCCGACAGACCGAGGTGCTCGCTCGCGCCATCGAACACGGCTACTACGACTCGCCCCGGGCCTGTAACATCGAAGAACTCGCGGCGATGGACTCGGCGAACACGTCGACCGTCGGCGAACACCTCCGGCGCTCGGAAGCGAAGATTCTGGAAGCCGTCGGGACGATGCTGGATCGGGACTAG
- a CDS encoding ABC transporter permease, translating to MSVESRGLIDRLGAGAWYGYVALVALFFLTPLFSLVIASFYDGRFFSIVDYEFSLGWYEAALASGSIRSAFMNTVRISVPVTILSTIIGTGGAIAYTRYEFPWQERFKLLALLPIFFPLILLGLGMSMWASVLGLGYGIVPSIIGELVWISPIVMFVVSITALGIDPNVEEAARDLGADTITMYRRVTLPLIKDGVVSGAIFAFVLSWNNYYIVSYLSGAQSTITTWIHGRMTQGFTPVVPAVASLIFYVSLLLVVAAFIVEFREESG from the coding sequence ATGAGCGTCGAATCCCGCGGGCTGATCGACCGTCTCGGCGCCGGTGCCTGGTACGGCTACGTCGCCCTCGTCGCCCTCTTTTTCCTGACGCCGCTGTTCTCGCTCGTGATCGCGTCGTTCTACGACGGCCGCTTCTTCTCTATCGTCGACTACGAGTTCTCGCTCGGCTGGTACGAAGCGGCGCTCGCCTCGGGGAGCATCCGATCCGCGTTCATGAACACCGTCCGCATCTCGGTGCCGGTGACGATCCTCAGCACGATCATCGGCACCGGCGGCGCCATCGCGTACACGCGCTACGAGTTCCCGTGGCAGGAGCGGTTCAAACTGCTGGCCCTGCTCCCCATCTTCTTCCCGCTCATCCTGCTCGGCCTCGGGATGTCGATGTGGGCGAGTGTCCTCGGCCTCGGCTACGGCATCGTTCCCTCGATCATCGGCGAACTCGTCTGGATCTCGCCCATCGTGATGTTCGTCGTCTCCATCACGGCGCTCGGCATCGACCCGAACGTCGAGGAGGCGGCCCGCGACCTCGGCGCCGACACGATCACGATGTACCGGCGGGTCACGCTCCCGCTGATCAAAGACGGCGTCGTCTCCGGCGCCATCTTCGCGTTCGTGCTCTCGTGGAACAACTACTACATCGTCTCCTACCTCTCCGGCGCGCAGAGCACGATCACCACCTGGATCCACGGCCGCATGACCCAGGGGTTCACGCCGGTCGTCCCCGCCGTGGCGTCGCTGATCTTCTACGTCTCGCTCCTCTTGGTCGTCGCGGCGTTCATCGTCGAGTTCCGCGAGGAGAGCGGCTGA
- a CDS encoding ABC transporter permease produces the protein MSTIDTLRGRIDAATESDNPLMALVRPPYVLLLPLAILLLVMFVGPMLAIVMFSVQPANSISLNPTVWTFEHYAEIIGGMASGQGVYGDVLVNTAAVSAVTTVATLVFSYPAAYALARKIDRYKTVFLLVLIIPLFTSVNIRVFGWALFLVKNGVLDSVVSLFGVSNYPTMMYQRWTIILGTTYVYMPFMLFPIYLSLLSVEDETIAAARDLGATRWTLFRKIILPLSKPGVIIGSLFVFILSLGADVEAQILGGGSIFTMASNINYSFGYSQNWPLGSAQAVGLLIITLVCGVIILRTINLKEIASRGDA, from the coding sequence ATGTCCACGATCGATACACTCCGTGGTCGGATCGACGCGGCGACGGAGAGCGACAACCCGCTCATGGCGCTCGTTCGCCCGCCGTACGTGCTCTTGCTGCCGTTGGCGATCCTGCTGCTCGTCATGTTCGTCGGGCCGATGCTCGCCATCGTGATGTTCTCCGTCCAGCCCGCGAACTCCATCTCGCTGAACCCCACGGTGTGGACGTTCGAACACTACGCCGAGATCATCGGTGGCATGGCCAGCGGTCAGGGAGTGTACGGCGACGTACTGGTCAACACCGCCGCCGTCAGCGCCGTCACGACGGTCGCCACGCTCGTGTTCTCGTACCCCGCGGCGTACGCGCTGGCGCGGAAGATCGACCGGTACAAGACCGTCTTCCTGCTTGTCCTCATCATCCCGCTCTTCACGAGCGTGAACATCCGGGTGTTCGGGTGGGCGCTCTTTCTCGTCAAAAACGGCGTCCTCGACAGCGTCGTGAGCCTGTTCGGCGTCTCGAACTACCCGACGATGATGTACCAGCGCTGGACGATCATCCTCGGGACGACCTACGTCTACATGCCGTTCATGCTCTTTCCCATCTACCTCTCCCTGCTCTCGGTCGAGGACGAGACGATCGCGGCCGCCCGCGACCTCGGTGCGACGCGATGGACGCTGTTCCGGAAGATCATCCTCCCGTTGAGCAAGCCCGGCGTCATCATCGGCTCGCTGTTCGTGTTCATCCTCAGCCTCGGTGCCGACGTGGAGGCACAGATCCTCGGCGGCGGCTCCATCTTCACCATGGCCAGCAACATCAACTACTCGTTCGGGTACAGTCAGAACTGGCCGCTCGGCTCGGCACAGGCGGTCGGCCTCCTGATCATCACCCTCGTCTGTGGAGTGATCATCCTCCGGACGATCAACCTGAAGGAGATCGCATCGCGGGGTGACGCATGA